Proteins found in one Macrobrachium nipponense isolate FS-2020 chromosome 4, ASM1510439v2, whole genome shotgun sequence genomic segment:
- the LOC135210910 gene encoding gamma-aminobutyric acid receptor subunit rho-1-like has protein sequence MLIPRILTSFLCLTCSSAKLDIAELLPPDYDITKEPIREDGKPITVGVSYSIKGIFDVNFRDMTVLLAMYFKMRWVEPRLILPQNMTLLSPRATVPVHSSILKKIWLPDLYIHEAVDISSFDMIRDIEGVRISEDHSIAFSSIYKTRLACPMNFEKYPFDKQTCSMTVSSYNFGEDDLRLEWTSAGVSVESEVKKQVPNYNFHITTTNIVSQPFCVNCTSTPRSVGKSFLIFERRYAGHLLTMYFPSGLVVSLAWLSFFWPPEAVPGRTVLIITSLLAVVNMLGSLSQRAPETSYMKAVDVWLFICIIHVALALFQYGIVITIRRQKERGAGRIFQEKLPIPRSSNILSVGSSNTHEGRPCGSPSPPVYCVKESKESSPLAIQASSSKEENCNPRLRQALQEYVVERIGQIGMPILFSLCCLVYWPYYLT, from the exons ATGTTGATTCCTCGGATTCTCACATCTTTCTT gTGCTTAACCTGTTCAAGTGCTAAGCTCGACATCGCCGAGTTGCTGCCGCCAGACTACGACATCACAAAAGAACCCATTCGTGAAG ATGGAAAACCAATTACAGTTGGAGTCAGCTACAGCATAAAGGGGATCTTCGACGTCAATTTTAGAGATATG ACAGTATTATTGGCGATGTACTTCAAAATGCGATGGGTCGAACCACGCCTGATTCTCCCCCAGAACATGACCCTCCTCAGTCCCAGAGCTACGGTACCTGTGCATTCCTCGATCCTGAAGAAAATCTGGCTCCCTGACCTCTACATCCACGAGGCGGTGGACATCAGCTCCTTCGACATGATTAGGGATATCGAAGGGGTCAGAATCAGCGAGGATCACTCGATAGCATTTTCGTCGAT ATATAAGACGCGTTTGGCTTGCCCCATGAATTTTGAGAAGTATCCTTTTGACAAGCAAACCTGCTCCATGACTGTGTCCTCGT acaaTTTCGGCGAAGACGATTTGAGACTGGAATGGACAAGTGCCGGTGTCAGCGTCGAGAGTGAAGTGAAAAAGCAAGTCCCCAACTACAACTTCCATATAACGACCACAAATATTGTGTCTCAACCCTTCTGTGTCAACTGCACATCTA CCCCGCGTTCAGTTGGCAAATCTTTCCTGATATTCGAAAGGCGTTACGCAGGCCACCTCCTGACGATGTACTTCCCGTCGGGACTCGTTGTTTCTCTGGCGTGGTTGTCCTTCTTCTGGCCCCCAGAGGCTGTCCCGGGTCGAACTGTTTTGATTATTACGTCGCTCCTCGCCGTCGTCAACATGCTAGGCTCCCTTAG TCAACGAGCACCAGAAACCAGTTACATGAAGGCTGTGGACGTGTGGCTATTCATCTGCATCATTCACGTTGCTTTAGCTCTGTTCCAATATGGCATTGTCATCAC TATCAGGCGGCAGAAGGAACGCGGGGCAGGGCGCATCTTCCAGGAAAAG cttccTATTCCAAGGAGCAGCAATATTCTCAGTGTTGGTTCTAGTAATACCCACGAAGGCCGTCCTTGTGGCTCGCCAAGCCCTCCTGTTTATTGTGTGAAGGAATCCAAGGAATCCTCTCCCCTTGCCATCCAGGCTTCAAGTTCCAAGGAAGAAAATTGTAATCCTAGGCTTCGACAGGCACTTCAGGAATACGTGGTAGAAAGAATAGGGCAGATTGGAATGCCTATTCTTTTTTCCTTGTGCTGTTTGGTTTATTGGCCTTACTATCTTACCTAG